The genomic segment TAATGAATAGCTCAATTTGAAGTTGATTACTGTCGATACCATCAAGTGGGATGAAACGGCTAAATACCGCTGAGCCATCAAAGGCTTTTGCTCGCTCCCAAGGAAGTCCTTTGCTTTTTAGCTCAGATTGCAAGTCTCGTTTGGTTAAATCAAAACCTATTGCAACGGCAGATAGCTGCTCTTTTTCAATTAAAAAACAGATCTCAACTTCATAATGTAAACGTTCTTGATGGAAAGAAGATAGGGTAGAAGTGATGCATGAATTTGGTTTATTAAACACCACCATTTTCTCAGGGATCGTATTATTTAACTCATTAATATGGGCAACGTAATTACGGCCAATACATAATAATTTAGATGGAGTAATTAATTTTTCTCCAAAACGAACCGAATTCATTTTCCTATCCTTGGTTTTTAAATATGCAATGCAGAGTGTACCTGAACTCCTCTTTTTTCAATCGTACTCTGTTGAGTTTTTAGTCAAAAATCAGATCTCTAGCTCAACTACGAATAGGATCATATAGATAATTATGGTGATCTGTTGTGCTGTTAATGAGATAAGTCAGTTAGAATGGTTATTCCTTTCTCTTTACGGTATTAATGATGATCAATTGGATTCACCCCCCTAAAAATTCGGATGTGGCTAAACTGATCGATTGTTATTGGTTTTTAGAAAGGCCAGAGGAGACAGACAGTAACCCATTTCCCAAATTAAACCCTGAGCCTGCAGGGCATTTGATCATTGCTATTCCTGAGCAGCCTTATCATTATGATATTGAATCTGATCGATTAAAGGGAAAAGGGTCCCATTGGTTATACCCATACAGTAAGACATTACAGATGGATCACTCGCATGGCTTTGCGATCATCGGGGTTAAATTTCATGTTGGTGCGTTGTACTTATTAAACCAAGAACCACAACAAGCAGTAGCAGATACTATTGTTTCAGCAGATTTGAATCTGTTATTTGGAACTGAAGGGATAAATGAAATAGATCTGATTGAGCTAGCCAAACAAGATCCTCAGAGGCTTTGTACTAAGTTAGATAAGATATTGTTACCGTGGTTATCTAAAGCAGAAGAAGATAAACATTATCAACTGACAACAAAAGCGCTACCTCTATTAGCGAAAACGCCCATTGCTCAACTAGGGGAGTTATTGCATTGCTCACAAAGAACGTTAGAGCGAAGTTTTGTTCGAGTTACTGGGTTTACTTTAAAACAATGCCAGTCAATGAAT from the Aliivibrio wodanis genome contains:
- a CDS encoding HTH-type transcriptional regulator, AraC family, which produces MINWIHPPKNSDVAKLIDCYWFLERPEETDSNPFPKLNPEPAGHLIIAIPEQPYHYDIESDRLKGKGSHWLYPYSKTLQMDHSHGFAIIGVKFHVGALYLLNQEPQQAVADTIVSADLNLLFGTEGINEIDLIELAKQDPQRLCTKLDKILLPWLSKAEEDKHYQLTTKALPLLAKTPIAQLGELLHCSQRTLERSFVRVTGFTLKQCQSMNRLEALITYLYQREETDIDWLTVAYEFGFSDQPHLIRYLKSTLGVTPGEYAKQRDLTIDIYGGIE
- a CDS encoding putative fumarylacetoacetate hydrolase produces the protein MNSVRFGEKLITPSKLLCIGRNYVAHINELNNTIPEKMVVFNKPNSCITSTLSSFHQERLHYEVEICFLIEKEQLSAVAIGFDLTKRDLQSELKSKGLPWERAKAFDGSAVFSRFIPLDGIDSNQLQIELFINSMRVQCGQVSQMIYSPETILADLKSYTQLYDGDVIMTGTPQGVGEIHMGDIFLSRLKLDGKTLIEAEWVAR